A stretch of the Streptomyces sp. WMMB303 genome encodes the following:
- a CDS encoding EamA family transporter — MRPLHCALAVLVAAVWGVNFVVIEVGLRHFPPLLFSALRFLVAALPAVFLVRRPGVALRWIVAVGLALGVAKFGLLFIGMRAGMPAGLSSLVLQVQAVFTAVFAAAFLRERLGRVRLAGMAVALTGIAVAGAGQGSAGPLGGFLLVVAAAAAWGVSNVLTRKAAPPDALSWMVWVSLVPPLPLAVLSLLFEGPAADLAALRSLDPGGLGAVCFVAWVATLFGFAAWGFLLRHYDASSVAPFSLLVPVFGMTSAAVLLGERVTALDALAAALLIGGVTLVSLAGRRGGQLVAAGARGAATAEEPPAASSATSPAAPGAAPKSAAGAP, encoded by the coding sequence CTGCGTCCCCTCCACTGCGCCCTCGCCGTGCTCGTCGCCGCCGTCTGGGGCGTCAACTTCGTCGTCATCGAGGTCGGGCTGCGGCACTTTCCGCCGCTGCTCTTCTCCGCGCTGCGCTTCCTGGTCGCCGCGCTCCCCGCCGTCTTCCTCGTCCGCCGGCCCGGCGTCGCGCTGCGCTGGATCGTCGCTGTCGGACTGGCCCTGGGGGTGGCGAAGTTCGGGCTGCTGTTCATCGGGATGCGCGCCGGGATGCCCGCGGGGCTCTCCTCGCTCGTCCTCCAGGTGCAGGCGGTCTTCACCGCCGTCTTCGCCGCCGCGTTCCTGCGCGAACGCCTCGGCCGGGTGCGGCTGGCCGGTATGGCGGTGGCGCTCACCGGGATCGCGGTGGCCGGCGCGGGGCAGGGCTCGGCGGGTCCGCTGGGCGGCTTCCTCCTGGTCGTCGCGGCGGCCGCGGCCTGGGGCGTGTCCAACGTACTGACCCGCAAGGCGGCACCCCCGGACGCGCTCTCGTGGATGGTGTGGGTGAGTCTCGTCCCCCCGCTGCCGCTGGCGGTGCTCTCCCTCCTCTTCGAAGGCCCCGCCGCCGACCTCGCGGCGCTGCGCTCCCTCGACCCGGGCGGACTCGGCGCCGTCTGCTTCGTCGCCTGGGTCGCGACCCTCTTCGGCTTCGCCGCCTGGGGATTCCTGCTGCGGCACTACGACGCCTCGTCCGTGGCGCCCTTCTCGCTGCTGGTGCCGGTCTTCGGCATGACCTCGGCAGCGGTACTGCTGGGCGAGCGCGTCACCGCGCTGGACGCCCTGGCCGCCGCGTTGCTGATCGGCGGGGTCACGCTGGTGTCCCTGGCGGGACGGCGCGGCGGACAGCTGGTGGCGGCCGGGGCACGCGGGGCGGCGACGGCAGAGGAGCCCCCGGCAGCATCCTCCGCGACGTCCCCCGCAGCGCCCGGAGCAGCGCCGAAGTCCGCCGCGGGGGCGCCGTAG
- a CDS encoding endonuclease/exonuclease/phosphatase family protein, with protein sequence MARAYTSEATYREDGDGRRGLWSRWSGRLPGGGAPGRWGPGTWRRGLVLAAVALLLGLAFFLHAEVPNAVGNLGSLWETFLPWGGLLIVVLLVAAVLRRSATALVALLVPALMWVNLFGGLFSDKTGGAAGDLTVVTHNVNAGNPDPRGTAEALVDSGADVIALQEVSSSQAGTYRAALERTHPYHKLTGTVGIWSKYPLSGVRTVDIKMGWPRAMRATVRTPKGEVAVYAAHLPSVRVQFRSGFTAGQRDGSAEALGEAIARDRADRVLLLGDLNGTMNDRALAPITSQMRSAQGAAGDGFGFSWPASFPMARIDQIMLKGADPVSAWTLPATDSDHLPIAATIDLAD encoded by the coding sequence ATGGCGCGCGCGTACACGTCGGAGGCCACGTACCGCGAGGACGGCGACGGGCGGCGGGGACTCTGGTCCCGCTGGTCCGGCCGGCTGCCGGGGGGCGGCGCTCCGGGCCGATGGGGTCCGGGCACCTGGCGGCGCGGCCTGGTCCTCGCGGCGGTCGCGCTGCTGCTGGGGCTGGCGTTCTTCCTGCACGCCGAGGTGCCCAACGCGGTCGGCAACCTGGGTTCGCTGTGGGAGACCTTCCTGCCCTGGGGCGGCTTGCTGATCGTGGTGCTGCTGGTCGCGGCTGTGCTGCGCCGCTCGGCCACGGCGCTGGTCGCACTGCTGGTGCCCGCACTGATGTGGGTGAACCTGTTCGGTGGCCTCTTCAGCGACAAGACCGGCGGCGCCGCCGGCGATCTGACCGTCGTCACCCACAACGTCAACGCCGGCAATCCCGACCCGCGCGGCACCGCCGAGGCGCTGGTCGACTCCGGAGCCGACGTCATCGCGCTGCAGGAGGTCTCCTCGTCACAGGCCGGCACCTACCGGGCGGCCCTCGAGCGCACGCACCCGTACCACAAGCTCACGGGCACGGTCGGGATCTGGAGCAAGTATCCGCTCTCCGGCGTCAGGACCGTCGACATCAAGATGGGCTGGCCACGCGCGATGCGTGCCACGGTGCGCACCCCGAAGGGCGAGGTCGCCGTCTACGCCGCGCATCTGCCCTCGGTGCGCGTGCAGTTCCGCTCCGGCTTCACCGCCGGGCAGCGGGACGGCAGCGCCGAGGCGCTCGGCGAGGCGATCGCCCGCGACCGCGCCGATCGGGTTCTCCTCCTCGGCGACCTCAACGGCACCATGAACGACCGTGCGCTCGCGCCCATCACCTCCCAGATGCGCTCCGCGCAGGGTGCGGCGGGCGACGGCTTCGGGTTCAGCTGGCCCGCCTCCTTCCCGATGGCCCGGATCGACCAGATCATGCTCAAGGGAGCCGACCCCGTCTCGGCCTGGACGCTCCCCGCGACGGACAGCGACCACCTGCCGATCGCGGCGACGATCGACCTGGCGGACTGA
- a CDS encoding site-2 protease family protein codes for MTSTATHPDHHRISPVFLGLVAIMAVSGWAVWAGWAEVTGVAVFFFVVSGWIISLCLHEYAHARSALRAGDVSVGAKGYLTLNPLHYTHAMLSIVLPVLFVVLGGIGLPGGAVYIERGRIRGRWKHSLISAAGPLTNALFAAVLTAPFWLGAMHDVPVAFRCALAFLALLQVTAALLNLLPVPGLDGFGVLEPWLSPRARQQAEPLAPFGLLIVFGCLWIPQVNEVFWDFVDTLLRGLDVSEPETYLGLEYFRFWEGEPQNVFVP; via the coding sequence ATGACCAGCACCGCCACCCACCCGGACCACCACCGGATCAGTCCGGTCTTCCTCGGACTCGTCGCGATCATGGCGGTCTCCGGCTGGGCCGTCTGGGCCGGCTGGGCCGAGGTGACGGGCGTCGCCGTGTTCTTCTTCGTGGTCTCCGGATGGATCATCTCGCTGTGCCTGCACGAGTACGCGCACGCGCGGTCGGCGCTGCGGGCCGGAGACGTGTCCGTGGGGGCGAAGGGCTATCTGACGCTCAACCCGCTGCACTACACGCACGCCATGCTCAGCATCGTGCTGCCGGTGCTCTTCGTCGTCCTCGGCGGCATCGGTCTGCCCGGCGGTGCGGTCTACATCGAGCGGGGCCGGATCAGGGGCCGCTGGAAGCACAGTCTGATCTCGGCGGCCGGACCGCTGACGAACGCGCTGTTCGCGGCCGTGCTCACGGCGCCGTTCTGGCTCGGCGCCATGCACGACGTCCCCGTCGCCTTCCGCTGCGCACTGGCCTTTCTCGCGCTGCTCCAGGTGACCGCGGCGCTGCTGAACCTGCTGCCGGTCCCCGGCCTCGACGGTTTCGGGGTCCTGGAACCCTGGCTGTCGCCCCGCGCCCGGCAGCAGGCGGAGCCCCTCGCCCCGTTCGGGCTGTTGATCGTCTTCGGATGCCTGTGGATTCCGCAGGTCAACGAGGTCTTCTGGGACTTCGTCGACACCCTGCTGCGGGGTCTGGACGTCTCCGAACCGGAGACCTACCTGGGGCTGGAGTACTTCCGCTTCTGGGAGGGCGAACCCCAGAACGTGTTCGTCCCCTGA
- a CDS encoding ABC transporter permease — MSTATVKAPQSGESPTGSGTGSGSAPGKPGTVEGRIGLKANLRHIGALVRRNALQIKQDPESMMDALLMPIIFTLLFVYVFGGAIGGNGASGDRDQYVQYLIPGMMGMMGMSIAMAVGTGINEDFRKGVMDRFRAMPIARSSVLIAKSVVEIGRMLVAVTVLLTVGFLNGFEINGHWLGMLAAIGLTALFGASLLWIFILLGLTMNTAQAVQGVSFLVLMPLQFGSSVFVPPGTMPDWLKAFTDVNPLTHLADAARGLMLGQGEVANPVMWTVIWSVGLTVVTAPIAIAKFRKKT; from the coding sequence GTGAGTACCGCCACCGTCAAAGCGCCCCAATCCGGGGAGTCCCCGACCGGGTCCGGGACGGGCAGCGGCTCCGCGCCCGGGAAGCCCGGCACGGTGGAGGGCCGGATCGGGCTCAAGGCCAATCTGCGGCACATCGGCGCGCTCGTGCGGCGCAACGCCCTGCAGATCAAGCAGGACCCCGAGTCGATGATGGACGCGCTGTTGATGCCCATCATCTTCACGCTGCTGTTCGTCTATGTCTTCGGCGGCGCCATCGGCGGGAACGGCGCCAGCGGCGACCGGGACCAGTACGTGCAGTATCTGATCCCCGGCATGATGGGCATGATGGGCATGTCCATCGCCATGGCGGTCGGCACGGGCATCAACGAGGACTTCCGCAAGGGCGTGATGGACCGCTTCCGGGCCATGCCGATCGCCCGCTCGTCGGTGCTCATAGCCAAGTCGGTCGTCGAGATCGGCCGGATGCTGGTCGCCGTGACCGTCCTGCTGACCGTGGGCTTCCTGAACGGCTTCGAGATCAACGGCCACTGGCTGGGGATGCTGGCCGCCATCGGACTGACCGCGCTGTTCGGCGCCTCACTGCTGTGGATCTTCATCCTGCTGGGTCTGACGATGAACACGGCGCAGGCCGTGCAGGGTGTCTCGTTCCTGGTGCTGATGCCGCTCCAGTTCGGTTCCTCGGTCTTCGTGCCGCCGGGCACCATGCCCGACTGGCTGAAGGCGTTCACCGACGTCAATCCGCTCACCCACCTCGCCGATGCGGCACGCGGGCTGATGCTCGGTCAGGGCGAGGTCGCCAACCCGGTGATGTGGACGGTGATCTGGTCGGTGGGGCTGACGGTCGTCACCGCGCCGATCGCCATCGCGAAGTTCCGCAAGAAGACCTGA
- a CDS encoding ATP-binding cassette domain-containing protein — protein sequence MTREKTTNAVEVRGLVKHFGETKAVDGIDLDVREGTVMGVLGPNGAGKTTLVRMLSTLLQPDGGTAKVAGYDVVRQPRELRRTIGLTGQYASVDEKLSGWENLYMIGRLLDLSRSQSRERADELLERFSLTEAARRPVMKYSGGMRRRLDLAASMIGRPRVLYLDEPTTGLDPRTRNEVWDEVKNIVADGNTVLLTTQYMEEAEQLAEELTVIDRGRIIAEGRVPELKAKVGGRTLEVRPTDPGELQRMVGALAQAGLDGLAGATADEAAGVVSVPIVSDEQLTAVVALLGERGFAIADIATHLPSLDEVFLALTGQKATHQDDDNELEEVAA from the coding sequence ATGACGCGAGAGAAGACGACGAACGCGGTCGAGGTCCGCGGGCTGGTCAAACACTTCGGGGAGACGAAGGCGGTCGACGGCATCGACCTCGACGTGCGCGAAGGCACCGTGATGGGTGTGCTGGGCCCCAACGGCGCGGGCAAGACGACGCTCGTCCGGATGCTCTCCACCCTGCTGCAGCCCGACGGGGGCACGGCGAAGGTCGCCGGGTACGACGTGGTGCGCCAGCCCCGCGAGCTGCGCCGCACGATAGGTCTGACCGGCCAGTACGCCTCGGTGGACGAGAAGCTGTCGGGCTGGGAGAACCTGTACATGATCGGGCGGCTGCTCGACCTGTCCCGCTCCCAGTCCCGCGAGCGCGCGGACGAACTGCTGGAGCGGTTCTCCCTGACCGAGGCGGCCCGGCGCCCCGTGATGAAGTACAGCGGCGGTATGCGCCGCCGGCTCGACCTGGCGGCCTCCATGATCGGCCGCCCCAGGGTGCTCTACCTGGACGAGCCCACCACCGGTCTCGACCCCCGCACCCGCAACGAGGTGTGGGACGAGGTCAAGAACATCGTGGCCGACGGCAACACCGTCCTGCTCACCACCCAGTACATGGAGGAGGCGGAGCAGCTCGCCGAGGAGCTGACCGTCATCGACCGCGGCCGGATCATCGCCGAGGGCCGGGTGCCCGAGCTGAAGGCAAAGGTCGGCGGCCGCACCCTGGAGGTCCGCCCGACGGACCCCGGCGAGCTGCAGCGGATGGTCGGCGCGCTGGCCCAGGCCGGGCTGGACGGGCTGGCGGGCGCCACGGCCGACGAGGCGGCGGGCGTGGTCAGCGTCCCGATCGTCAGCGACGAGCAGCTCACGGCCGTGGTCGCGCTGTTGGGCGAGCGCGGCTTCGCGATCGCCGACATCGCCACCCATCTGCCCAGTCTGGACGAGGTGTTCCTCGCCCTCACCGGCCAGAAGGCCACCCACCAGGACGACGACAACGAGCTCGAGGAGGTCGCGGCGTGA
- a CDS encoding BTAD domain-containing putative transcriptional regulator, translated as MRVRYLYRVLGTTQALRQDGTAVPIGGARLRALLTALALAGGRTVRSGELAASVWGEREDPPADETAALQALVGRLRRSLGREAVGSGEGGYRLVADRDDIDLYRFERLAAEGAAALADDDPAKAADLLDDALALWHGPALSDLPDGGGAAGVRAADRALGARRQRAEAALALGRAEEVLPSVRQLAAEHPIDEPLQAVLLRALRDAGRTAEALAAYEAVRARLADQLGTDPGAELRELHARLLADDPPAPVPERSAEPAAGRPSRRAPGNLRAGLTSFVGREGEIESLCRELGAARLVTLTGPGGAGKTRLSLEAAARARAERGAEWADGVWVAELAAVRDPDDQGATAEAVLTALGGRETLLTGTTAEGLRAASDPTAGDPLAQLSERCAARRMLLVLDNCEHLVGAAARVVERLLVECPGVSVLATSREPLGVPGEFVRPVEPLPDPVALRLLAERGASARPGFRVEDDPAACAEICRRLDGLPLAIELAAARLRSLTPGQLARRLDQRFRLLNSGNRTVLPRQQTLRAVVDWSWELLDAAERDVLRRLSVFVGGCRLEQVEEVCADLAERTDGDIAALLSSLVDKSLVVAAPDDAAGMRYRLLETVAEYAAEKLDAVPGEREHAERRHLVVYRELARNADPLLRGPQQVAWLDRLEREHDNIRAALRRAVATGDEHEALCMILSMSWFWQLRGHRGDARHWGDAALALGPDPFATPVRPAPPLYEPCTAKPPPMSEEQLWEARRGARLMVLADAEEGVQELSSPQRQAELRTITRVYSPGMPQVCRIPGCMWFFAWLMTGEVGKLAELSDAFVAGCRELGYEWELAFALQLRAKLTSDHPETWDRSAMDAAESLEIFRRVGDAWGEAEALSGRAEALTARGEFARAAEDCRHAIARADQLGAYSQVPQLKSRLGSVLVELGDPAQVAEGERLMEEATEESEHMGGEGPNFAAVQWAIHLTRLGRTARARALLIPLVDQFAERVPQLFAGMIEGVLAWTYVEDGRGAEALATVQESIVKTREVVAEAIAPHLTLSQLLTAARALALLGRAAEGGRLIGGYDGLSKLPEGHFPHPVERESRRAAEAAVREALPAGGAYARAYASGAGLTLAEAVALVRDA; from the coding sequence GTGAGGGTGCGCTACCTCTATCGCGTTCTGGGAACCACCCAGGCCCTCCGCCAGGACGGCACCGCCGTGCCGATCGGGGGAGCGCGGCTGCGCGCCCTGCTGACCGCGCTCGCCCTCGCGGGGGGCCGCACGGTGCGCTCCGGCGAGCTCGCTGCATCGGTGTGGGGGGAGCGCGAGGACCCGCCGGCCGATGAGACGGCGGCGCTCCAGGCGCTCGTCGGACGGCTGCGCAGATCCCTGGGCCGGGAGGCGGTGGGCTCCGGGGAAGGCGGCTACCGGCTGGTGGCCGACCGCGACGACATCGATCTGTACCGCTTCGAGCGGCTGGCGGCCGAAGGGGCCGCCGCGCTCGCCGACGACGATCCCGCCAAGGCCGCCGACCTCCTGGACGACGCCCTCGCCCTGTGGCACGGTCCCGCGCTGAGCGACCTTCCCGACGGGGGCGGGGCCGCCGGTGTCCGCGCCGCCGACCGTGCGCTGGGCGCCCGCCGGCAGCGGGCCGAGGCGGCGCTCGCACTCGGCCGGGCGGAGGAAGTGCTGCCCTCGGTGCGGCAGTTGGCCGCCGAGCACCCGATCGACGAGCCGCTGCAGGCGGTCCTGCTGCGCGCGCTGCGCGACGCGGGCCGTACCGCCGAGGCGCTGGCCGCCTACGAGGCGGTCCGCGCCCGGCTCGCCGACCAGCTCGGCACCGACCCGGGTGCCGAACTTCGCGAGCTGCACGCCCGCCTGCTGGCCGACGATCCTCCGGCGCCCGTCCCGGAGCGTTCCGCGGAGCCCGCCGCGGGACGGCCCTCCCGGCGGGCGCCGGGGAATCTGCGGGCCGGTCTGACCTCGTTCGTGGGTCGGGAGGGCGAGATCGAGTCGCTGTGCCGGGAGCTGGGTGCGGCGCGGCTGGTGACGCTGACCGGACCCGGTGGGGCGGGCAAGACGCGGCTGTCGCTGGAGGCGGCGGCGCGGGCCCGCGCGGAGCGCGGCGCTGAGTGGGCGGACGGCGTGTGGGTTGCCGAACTCGCCGCCGTACGGGACCCGGACGACCAGGGCGCGACGGCGGAGGCGGTGCTCACCGCGCTCGGTGGGCGCGAGACGCTGCTGACCGGCACCACGGCCGAGGGGCTGCGGGCGGCCTCCGACCCCACGGCGGGAGATCCGCTGGCCCAGTTGTCCGAACGCTGCGCGGCCCGCCGGATGCTGCTGGTGCTGGACAACTGCGAGCATCTCGTCGGGGCGGCGGCGCGGGTGGTGGAGCGGCTGCTGGTGGAGTGCCCGGGGGTCAGCGTGCTGGCCACCAGCCGGGAACCGCTCGGTGTGCCGGGTGAGTTCGTCCGCCCGGTCGAGCCGCTGCCGGACCCGGTGGCGCTGCGGCTGCTGGCCGAACGGGGTGCCTCCGCGCGTCCCGGGTTCCGGGTCGAGGACGATCCGGCGGCGTGTGCGGAGATCTGCCGCCGGCTGGACGGATTGCCGCTGGCGATCGAGCTGGCGGCGGCCCGGCTGCGTTCGCTGACCCCGGGTCAGCTCGCCCGCCGTCTCGACCAGCGGTTCCGGCTGCTGAACAGCGGCAATCGGACGGTGCTGCCGCGACAGCAGACGCTGCGCGCGGTGGTCGACTGGTCGTGGGAGCTGCTGGACGCGGCGGAGCGGGACGTGCTGCGCCGGCTGTCGGTCTTCGTGGGTGGCTGCCGGCTTGAGCAGGTCGAGGAGGTGTGCGCGGATCTGGCCGAGCGGACGGACGGGGACATCGCCGCACTGCTGAGTTCCCTTGTCGACAAGTCGCTGGTGGTGGCCGCCCCCGACGACGCGGCCGGGATGCGCTACCGGCTGCTGGAGACCGTCGCCGAGTACGCCGCCGAGAAGCTGGACGCGGTACCGGGCGAACGGGAGCACGCCGAGCGCCGCCATCTGGTCGTCTACCGCGAACTGGCCCGGAACGCCGATCCGCTGCTGCGCGGGCCACAGCAGGTCGCCTGGCTGGACCGGCTGGAGCGCGAGCACGACAACATCCGTGCCGCACTGCGCCGAGCCGTCGCCACCGGGGACGAGCACGAGGCGCTGTGCATGATCCTGTCCATGAGCTGGTTCTGGCAGCTGCGCGGCCACCGCGGCGACGCGCGCCACTGGGGGGACGCCGCGCTGGCACTCGGCCCCGACCCCTTCGCCACCCCGGTCCGCCCCGCGCCGCCGCTCTACGAGCCGTGCACCGCGAAACCGCCGCCCATGAGCGAGGAGCAGCTGTGGGAGGCCCGGCGCGGGGCGCGGCTGATGGTGCTGGCGGACGCGGAGGAGGGCGTGCAGGAGCTGTCGAGTCCGCAGCGGCAGGCGGAGCTGCGCACCATCACCCGGGTCTACTCACCGGGCATGCCGCAGGTGTGCCGGATCCCCGGCTGCATGTGGTTCTTCGCCTGGCTGATGACCGGTGAGGTGGGCAAGCTCGCGGAACTGTCCGACGCCTTCGTGGCGGGCTGCCGCGAACTGGGCTACGAATGGGAGCTGGCCTTCGCCCTCCAGCTCCGCGCCAAACTCACCAGCGATCACCCCGAGACCTGGGACCGGTCGGCCATGGACGCGGCGGAGAGCCTGGAGATCTTCCGCCGGGTCGGGGACGCCTGGGGAGAGGCCGAGGCGCTCTCGGGCCGCGCCGAGGCGCTCACCGCCCGGGGGGAGTTCGCACGGGCCGCCGAGGACTGCCGGCACGCCATCGCCCGGGCCGATCAGCTCGGGGCGTACAGCCAGGTGCCGCAGCTCAAGTCCCGGTTGGGCTCGGTGCTGGTGGAGCTGGGTGACCCGGCACAGGTCGCCGAGGGCGAGCGGCTGATGGAGGAGGCCACAGAGGAATCGGAGCACATGGGTGGCGAAGGCCCCAACTTCGCTGCCGTGCAGTGGGCCATCCACCTCACCCGGCTGGGCCGGACCGCCCGGGCGCGGGCGCTGCTGATCCCGCTGGTCGACCAGTTCGCCGAGCGGGTCCCGCAGCTCTTCGCGGGGATGATCGAGGGTGTGCTGGCCTGGACGTACGTCGAGGACGGCCGGGGCGCCGAGGCGCTGGCCACCGTCCAGGAGTCGATCGTCAAGACCCGCGAGGTGGTGGCGGAGGCCATCGCCCCGCACCTGACACTGAGCCAGTTGCTCACCGCCGCACGGGCCCTGGCCCTGCTCGGCCGGGCCGCCGAGGGCGGGCGCCTGATCGGTGGCTACGACGGCCTCTCGAAGCTGCCGGAGGGGCACTTCCCGCACCCCGTCGAGCGTGAGTCGCGGAGGGCCGCCGAAGCGGCCGTGCGGGAAGCACTGCCCGCGGGAGGAGCGTACGCGCGGGCCTACGCTTCCGGTGCGGGCCTCACTCTGGCGGAAGCCGTCGCGCTGGTGCGCGACGCCTGA
- a CDS encoding LysR family transcriptional regulator, translating to MLDLSRLRALHAVHLHGSVGKAAQALGYTPSAVSQQVAKLERETGTALLERAGRGIALTDDALMLVRTAEEVLGLVERAEVALEQRKGYPAGQLRLAAFPSGARGLMPRVLAELAAEHPQLDLRMSEVDPHLSVGLVAKGEIDLALAHDWDIAPMPAPEGVRSVPLGEDTCEVLVPDGHPLAALDTLETADLAGRRWVCQPPGTVCHDWLHTTLRTAGQEPDVAYYVAEFQTQVALVAAGLGIALLPRLGRGPLPAGVALRPLEPTPTRRLFAVTRDGLLRRPAVRVALRVLREAASAVPSPARCQCHRQGGVDSLKE from the coding sequence GTGCTCGACCTGTCCAGACTGCGTGCGCTGCACGCCGTCCACCTGCACGGTTCGGTGGGCAAGGCCGCGCAGGCGCTCGGCTACACCCCGTCCGCCGTCTCCCAGCAGGTCGCCAAGCTGGAACGGGAGACCGGTACCGCACTGCTGGAGCGGGCCGGGCGTGGCATCGCCCTCACCGACGACGCGCTGATGCTGGTGCGTACCGCGGAGGAGGTGCTCGGCCTCGTCGAACGGGCCGAGGTCGCGCTGGAGCAGCGCAAGGGGTACCCTGCGGGCCAACTGCGGCTCGCCGCCTTCCCCAGCGGCGCTCGCGGGCTGATGCCCCGGGTGCTGGCCGAACTCGCCGCCGAGCACCCGCAGTTGGACCTGCGGATGTCGGAGGTCGATCCGCACCTGTCGGTGGGGCTGGTGGCCAAGGGTGAGATCGATCTGGCCCTGGCCCACGACTGGGACATCGCCCCGATGCCCGCACCCGAGGGAGTGCGCAGCGTTCCGCTGGGCGAGGACACCTGCGAGGTGCTGGTGCCGGACGGACATCCGCTGGCCGCGCTGGACACCCTGGAGACGGCGGATCTGGCCGGCCGTCGCTGGGTGTGCCAGCCGCCGGGCACCGTCTGCCACGACTGGCTGCACACGACGCTGCGCACCGCGGGCCAGGAGCCGGACGTCGCCTACTACGTGGCCGAGTTCCAGACTCAGGTCGCCCTGGTCGCGGCGGGGTTGGGCATCGCCCTGCTGCCCCGGCTGGGGCGGGGGCCGCTGCCCGCCGGGGTGGCGCTGCGTCCTCTGGAGCCCACGCCCACCCGCCGGCTGTTCGCGGTCACCCGGGACGGGCTGCTGCGTCGCCCGGCGGTCAGGGTGGCGCTGCGCGTCCTGCGCGAGGCGGCGAGCGCCGTTCCCTCTCCCGCGCGCTGCCAATGCCACCGACAGGGTGGTGTGGACTCGCTCAAAGAGTGA
- the panB gene encoding 3-methyl-2-oxobutanoate hydroxymethyltransferase: MPQTLYGGTRNRRVTVRDLALAKERGEKWPMLTAYDAMTASVFDEAGIPVILVGDSMGNCHLGYETTVPVTMDEMTMLTAAVVRGTSRGLIVADLPFGSYQEGEVQALRSATRLVKEAGAQAVKIEGGERSADRIGLLARSGIPVMAHIGLTPQSVHAMGYRVQGRGEEAASQLMRDAKAVQDAGAFALVLEMVPAPVAAEVTRDLQIPTIGIGAGSECDAQVLVWTDMAGLTPGKLPRFVKQYAALRSVLGDAARAFAEDVTTGAFPAAEHSYE; encoded by the coding sequence ATGCCGCAGACGCTCTACGGGGGCACCCGTAATCGCCGTGTGACCGTGCGCGACCTCGCACTCGCCAAAGAGCGGGGCGAGAAGTGGCCCATGCTCACCGCCTACGACGCGATGACCGCCTCCGTCTTCGACGAGGCCGGTATCCCCGTCATCCTGGTCGGCGATTCGATGGGCAATTGCCACCTCGGCTACGAGACGACCGTGCCGGTCACCATGGACGAGATGACGATGCTGACGGCCGCGGTGGTGCGGGGCACCAGCCGCGGCCTGATCGTCGCCGACCTGCCGTTCGGCTCGTACCAGGAGGGGGAGGTGCAGGCGCTGCGCAGCGCCACCCGGTTGGTCAAGGAAGCCGGCGCGCAGGCCGTCAAGATCGAGGGCGGGGAGCGCTCGGCCGACCGGATCGGCCTGCTGGCGCGCTCCGGCATCCCCGTGATGGCACACATCGGGCTCACCCCGCAGTCCGTGCACGCCATGGGCTACCGGGTGCAGGGGCGCGGCGAGGAGGCGGCTTCGCAGCTCATGCGGGACGCCAAGGCCGTGCAGGACGCCGGAGCCTTCGCGCTGGTCCTGGAGATGGTCCCCGCACCGGTCGCCGCCGAGGTGACCCGGGACCTGCAGATCCCGACGATCGGCATCGGCGCCGGGAGCGAGTGCGACGCACAGGTTCTGGTGTGGACCGACATGGCGGGCCTCACCCCCGGCAAGCTGCCGCGCTTCGTCAAGCAGTACGCCGCGCTGCGCTCGGTGCTGGGTGACGCGGCCCGCGCGTTCGCCGAGGACGTCACCACCGGCGCCTTCCCGGCCGCCGAGCACTCCTACGAGTGA